A stretch of the Glycine soja cultivar W05 chromosome 13, ASM419377v2, whole genome shotgun sequence genome encodes the following:
- the LOC114381823 gene encoding uncharacterized protein LOC114381823 isoform X1, which translates to MPSALMDPPLPQSSSVPSLSSDAASPGSAPDSRRFGDLRGLQWRINLGVLPSSSSSSFIDDLRRATANSRRRYASLRVRLLVDPHMPKDGSSSPNLVMDNPLSQNPDSSWSRFFRNAEMERMVDQDLSRLYPEHGNYFQTPGCQGILRRILLLWCLRHPECGYRQGMHELLAPVLYVLQFDVECLLEVRKLYEDHFTDRFDGLFCQENDLSYSFDFRKSSDLMEDEIDSYENLTKIKSLDELDPKIQNIVLLSDAYGAEGELGVVLSEKFIEHDAYCMFDALMNGARGSIAMADFFSYSPLPGSHTGLPPVIEASAALYHLLSHVDSFLHGHLVDLGVEPQYFALRWLRVLFGREFSLSNLLIIWDEIFSSDNSKVEKHAQDNADSGFRIFNSSRGAFISAMAVAMMLHIRSSLLAAENPTTCLQRLLNFPENTNVEKLIEKAKSLQALALSTEILSSMPSFVECHTKGKSAIARSRTLSSESISPKTPLTLVPDSYWEEKWRVVHKAEELKQDGVEKQVPTRKKGWTEKVKLSLKRTESDPSSSRTKSGKKESKLPVRRCLLVDLSKELGFEEDTEKLCCHDNLSATVEEEQREDGSEGSNNYSPEDRCLSQNTSSEENSPVISCPASPPNEANDHKDDSQKSSVGSNLSLDIINETSLSSSPIDSPLPISDHPDNGPQTPGRNNINNSAGNSTTNSERKLNKFQWLWKFGRNNGEFMSEKAGDTSEAAKPANNCNNQSNTTPSSTANNCNNHSNTIPSSTAKNCNNQSNIIPSSTANGHRRSVSCQGESTDQNVMGTIRNIGQSMLEHIQVIECAFQQDRGQGASLDNMSKNAVVGKGQVNAVSALKELRKISNLLSEM; encoded by the exons ATGCCGTCGGCTCTGATGGATCCTCCATTGCCGCAATCCTCGTCGGTGCCGTCTTTAAGCTCCGACGCCGCTTCTCCGGGATCGGCGCCGGATAGTCGGCGATTCGGGGATCTTAGAGGTTTGCAGTGGCGTATAAATCTTGGGGTGTtaccatcttcttcttcttcttctttcattgATGATCTTCGCCGTGCCACCGCTAATTCTAGAAGGAG GTATGCGAGTTTGAGAGTGCGCCTCCTGGTTGATCCTCATATGCCAAAGGATGGAAGTAGTTCACCCAATCTTGTCATGGACAACCCACTTTCACAAAATCCAG ACAGTTCATGGAGTCGCTTTTTTCGCAATGCAGAGATGGAGAGGATGGTTGATCAGGATTTATCACGTTTATACCCCGAACATGGCAACTATTTCCAGACGCCAGGATGCCAAGGCATATTGAGAAGAATTTTATTACTATGGTGTCTCAGACACCCAGAGTGTGGTTATAGACAAG gaaTGCATGAATTACTTGCTCCGGTGCTTTATGTTCTCCAATTTGATGTTGAGTGTCTTTTGGAAGTTCGAAAGCTTTATGAAGATCACTTCACAGACAGATTTGATGGCCTCTTTTGTCAAGAGAATGATCTTTCTTACAgctttgattttagaaaatctTCAGACTTGATGGAGGATGAAATTGACTCCTATGAAAATCTAACGAAAATCAAGAGTCTTGATGAGCTTGATCCTAAGATACAGAACATTGTATTGCTAAGTGACGCTTATGGGGCTGAAGGTGAACTGGGTGTTGTTTTATCTGAGAAATTCATCGAACATGATGCTTACTGTATGTTTGATGCTTTAATGAATGGGGCACGTGGTTCAATTGCAATGGCTGATTTCTTCTCTTATTCCCCTTTGCCTGGGTCCCATACTGGCTTGCCTCCTGTAATTGAAGCTTCTGCTGCGTTGTATCATTTGTTGTCTCATGTGGATTCATTTTTGCATGGCCATCTCGTTGATCTCGGGGTTGAACCCCAGTACTTTGCTCTCCGCTGGTTGCGAGTTTTATTTGGACGGGAATTTTCACTCAGCAACCTCTTGATAATCTGGGATGAAATCTTTTCATCAGATAATAGTAAAGTGGAAAAACATGCCCAGGACAATGCAGACTCAGGTTTTAGGATCTTCAATTCGTCTCGTGGAGCATTTATCTCAGCTATGGCTGTAGCAATGATGCTTCATATAAGATCTTCGCTGCTTGCAGCTGAAAATCCTACAACCTGTCTCCAGAGATTATTAAACTTCCCTGAGAACACTAACGTTGAAAAACTAATAGAGAAAGCTAAATCCTTGCAGGCTCTTGCATTAAGTACTGAGATTTTATCCTCAATGCCTTCATTTGTCGAGTGTCATACCAAGGGTAAATCAGCTATTGCAAGATCTCGCACCCTTTCATCTGAATCAATTTCACCAAAAACTCCTCTGACTTTGGTACCTGATAGCTACTGGGAAGAAAAGTGGAGAGTTGTCCACAAGGCTGAAGAACTCAAACAAGATGGAGTAGAAAAACAGGTTCCTACTCGGAAGAAGGGATGGACAGAAAAGGTAAAGCTCAGTTTGAAAAGAACAGAATCTGACCCCTCTTCATCAAGGACTAAGAGTGGTAAAAAGGAATCCAAGTTGCCGGTTAGGCGATGTTTGTTAGTAGATCTTTCTAAGGAACTTGGCTTTGAGGAAGATACTGAAAAACTCTGTTGTCATGATAATCTGTCTGCAACGGTTGAAGAGGAGCAACGGGAAGATGGCTCCGAAGGCAGCAACAACTATTCTCCTGAAGATAGATGTCTAAGTCAAAACACAAGTAGTGAGGAAAACTCACCTGTTATTTCTTGCCCAGCTAGTCCTCCTAATGAGGCCAATGATCACAAAGATGACTCCCAGAAAAGTAGTGTTGGGTCTAATTTATCCCTTGATATAATAAATGAAACTTCACTTAGTAGTAGTCCCATTGATTCACCTCTTCCAATCTCTGATCATCCTGATAACGGACCTCAGACACCAGggagaaataatattaataattccGCTGGAAATTCAACCACAAATTCTGAGAGAAAATTGAACAAATTCCAGTGGCTATGGAAGTTTGGCCGGAATAATGGCGAGTTTATGTCAGAGAAAGCAGGTGATACTTCTGAGGCTGCAAAACCTGCCAACAATTGTAACAATCAAAGTAACACAACACCCTCTTCTACAGCCAACAATTGTAATAATCATAGTAACACAATACCCTCTTCTACAGCCAAAAATTGTAATAATCAAAGTAACATAATACCCTCTTCTACAGCCAATGGACACCGTAGATCTGTTAGTTGCCAAGGGGAATCTACTGACCAGAATGTGATGGGCACTATCAGGAATATTGGACAGTCAATGCTTGAGCATATCCAG GTGATTGAGTGTGCTTTCCAACAAGACCGGGGCCAAGGAGCATCATTAGATAACATGTCTAAAAATGCTGTGGTTGGTAAAGGGCAGGTTAATGCCGTGTCAGCTCTCAAGGAGCTCCGCAAAATTAGCAATCTTTTGTCTGAGATGTGA
- the LOC114381823 gene encoding uncharacterized protein LOC114381823 isoform X2, which translates to MGYLHQLWILDMDFAFACCYNLHATWRVVLPGLSCLIHLFLGVCHNYASKTIAYLFRYASLRVRLLVDPHMPKDGSSSPNLVMDNPLSQNPDSSWSRFFRNAEMERMVDQDLSRLYPEHGNYFQTPGCQGILRRILLLWCLRHPECGYRQGMHELLAPVLYVLQFDVECLLEVRKLYEDHFTDRFDGLFCQENDLSYSFDFRKSSDLMEDEIDSYENLTKIKSLDELDPKIQNIVLLSDAYGAEGELGVVLSEKFIEHDAYCMFDALMNGARGSIAMADFFSYSPLPGSHTGLPPVIEASAALYHLLSHVDSFLHGHLVDLGVEPQYFALRWLRVLFGREFSLSNLLIIWDEIFSSDNSKVEKHAQDNADSGFRIFNSSRGAFISAMAVAMMLHIRSSLLAAENPTTCLQRLLNFPENTNVEKLIEKAKSLQALALSTEILSSMPSFVECHTKGKSAIARSRTLSSESISPKTPLTLVPDSYWEEKWRVVHKAEELKQDGVEKQVPTRKKGWTEKVKLSLKRTESDPSSSRTKSGKKESKLPVRRCLLVDLSKELGFEEDTEKLCCHDNLSATVEEEQREDGSEGSNNYSPEDRCLSQNTSSEENSPVISCPASPPNEANDHKDDSQKSSVGSNLSLDIINETSLSSSPIDSPLPISDHPDNGPQTPGRNNINNSAGNSTTNSERKLNKFQWLWKFGRNNGEFMSEKAGDTSEAAKPANNCNNQSNTTPSSTANNCNNHSNTIPSSTAKNCNNQSNIIPSSTANGHRRSVSCQGESTDQNVMGTIRNIGQSMLEHIQVIECAFQQDRGQGASLDNMSKNAVVGKGQVNAVSALKELRKISNLLSEM; encoded by the exons ATGGGTTATTTGCATCAATTGTGGATTCTGGATATGGATTTCGCTTTTGCCTGCTGCTACAATTTACACGCCACGTGGCGTGTAGTGTTGCCAGGACTGAGTTGTTTGATTCACCTGTTTCTTGGTGTTTGTCATAATTATGCATCTAAAACAATTGCATATTTATTCAGGTATGCGAGTTTGAGAGTGCGCCTCCTGGTTGATCCTCATATGCCAAAGGATGGAAGTAGTTCACCCAATCTTGTCATGGACAACCCACTTTCACAAAATCCAG ACAGTTCATGGAGTCGCTTTTTTCGCAATGCAGAGATGGAGAGGATGGTTGATCAGGATTTATCACGTTTATACCCCGAACATGGCAACTATTTCCAGACGCCAGGATGCCAAGGCATATTGAGAAGAATTTTATTACTATGGTGTCTCAGACACCCAGAGTGTGGTTATAGACAAG gaaTGCATGAATTACTTGCTCCGGTGCTTTATGTTCTCCAATTTGATGTTGAGTGTCTTTTGGAAGTTCGAAAGCTTTATGAAGATCACTTCACAGACAGATTTGATGGCCTCTTTTGTCAAGAGAATGATCTTTCTTACAgctttgattttagaaaatctTCAGACTTGATGGAGGATGAAATTGACTCCTATGAAAATCTAACGAAAATCAAGAGTCTTGATGAGCTTGATCCTAAGATACAGAACATTGTATTGCTAAGTGACGCTTATGGGGCTGAAGGTGAACTGGGTGTTGTTTTATCTGAGAAATTCATCGAACATGATGCTTACTGTATGTTTGATGCTTTAATGAATGGGGCACGTGGTTCAATTGCAATGGCTGATTTCTTCTCTTATTCCCCTTTGCCTGGGTCCCATACTGGCTTGCCTCCTGTAATTGAAGCTTCTGCTGCGTTGTATCATTTGTTGTCTCATGTGGATTCATTTTTGCATGGCCATCTCGTTGATCTCGGGGTTGAACCCCAGTACTTTGCTCTCCGCTGGTTGCGAGTTTTATTTGGACGGGAATTTTCACTCAGCAACCTCTTGATAATCTGGGATGAAATCTTTTCATCAGATAATAGTAAAGTGGAAAAACATGCCCAGGACAATGCAGACTCAGGTTTTAGGATCTTCAATTCGTCTCGTGGAGCATTTATCTCAGCTATGGCTGTAGCAATGATGCTTCATATAAGATCTTCGCTGCTTGCAGCTGAAAATCCTACAACCTGTCTCCAGAGATTATTAAACTTCCCTGAGAACACTAACGTTGAAAAACTAATAGAGAAAGCTAAATCCTTGCAGGCTCTTGCATTAAGTACTGAGATTTTATCCTCAATGCCTTCATTTGTCGAGTGTCATACCAAGGGTAAATCAGCTATTGCAAGATCTCGCACCCTTTCATCTGAATCAATTTCACCAAAAACTCCTCTGACTTTGGTACCTGATAGCTACTGGGAAGAAAAGTGGAGAGTTGTCCACAAGGCTGAAGAACTCAAACAAGATGGAGTAGAAAAACAGGTTCCTACTCGGAAGAAGGGATGGACAGAAAAGGTAAAGCTCAGTTTGAAAAGAACAGAATCTGACCCCTCTTCATCAAGGACTAAGAGTGGTAAAAAGGAATCCAAGTTGCCGGTTAGGCGATGTTTGTTAGTAGATCTTTCTAAGGAACTTGGCTTTGAGGAAGATACTGAAAAACTCTGTTGTCATGATAATCTGTCTGCAACGGTTGAAGAGGAGCAACGGGAAGATGGCTCCGAAGGCAGCAACAACTATTCTCCTGAAGATAGATGTCTAAGTCAAAACACAAGTAGTGAGGAAAACTCACCTGTTATTTCTTGCCCAGCTAGTCCTCCTAATGAGGCCAATGATCACAAAGATGACTCCCAGAAAAGTAGTGTTGGGTCTAATTTATCCCTTGATATAATAAATGAAACTTCACTTAGTAGTAGTCCCATTGATTCACCTCTTCCAATCTCTGATCATCCTGATAACGGACCTCAGACACCAGggagaaataatattaataattccGCTGGAAATTCAACCACAAATTCTGAGAGAAAATTGAACAAATTCCAGTGGCTATGGAAGTTTGGCCGGAATAATGGCGAGTTTATGTCAGAGAAAGCAGGTGATACTTCTGAGGCTGCAAAACCTGCCAACAATTGTAACAATCAAAGTAACACAACACCCTCTTCTACAGCCAACAATTGTAATAATCATAGTAACACAATACCCTCTTCTACAGCCAAAAATTGTAATAATCAAAGTAACATAATACCCTCTTCTACAGCCAATGGACACCGTAGATCTGTTAGTTGCCAAGGGGAATCTACTGACCAGAATGTGATGGGCACTATCAGGAATATTGGACAGTCAATGCTTGAGCATATCCAG GTGATTGAGTGTGCTTTCCAACAAGACCGGGGCCAAGGAGCATCATTAGATAACATGTCTAAAAATGCTGTGGTTGGTAAAGGGCAGGTTAATGCCGTGTCAGCTCTCAAGGAGCTCCGCAAAATTAGCAATCTTTTGTCTGAGATGTGA
- the LOC114381823 gene encoding uncharacterized protein LOC114381823 isoform X3, translating to MHELLAPVLYVLQFDVECLLEVRKLYEDHFTDRFDGLFCQENDLSYSFDFRKSSDLMEDEIDSYENLTKIKSLDELDPKIQNIVLLSDAYGAEGELGVVLSEKFIEHDAYCMFDALMNGARGSIAMADFFSYSPLPGSHTGLPPVIEASAALYHLLSHVDSFLHGHLVDLGVEPQYFALRWLRVLFGREFSLSNLLIIWDEIFSSDNSKVEKHAQDNADSGFRIFNSSRGAFISAMAVAMMLHIRSSLLAAENPTTCLQRLLNFPENTNVEKLIEKAKSLQALALSTEILSSMPSFVECHTKGKSAIARSRTLSSESISPKTPLTLVPDSYWEEKWRVVHKAEELKQDGVEKQVPTRKKGWTEKVKLSLKRTESDPSSSRTKSGKKESKLPVRRCLLVDLSKELGFEEDTEKLCCHDNLSATVEEEQREDGSEGSNNYSPEDRCLSQNTSSEENSPVISCPASPPNEANDHKDDSQKSSVGSNLSLDIINETSLSSSPIDSPLPISDHPDNGPQTPGRNNINNSAGNSTTNSERKLNKFQWLWKFGRNNGEFMSEKAGDTSEAAKPANNCNNQSNTTPSSTANNCNNHSNTIPSSTAKNCNNQSNIIPSSTANGHRRSVSCQGESTDQNVMGTIRNIGQSMLEHIQVIECAFQQDRGQGASLDNMSKNAVVGKGQVNAVSALKELRKISNLLSEM from the exons aTGCATGAATTACTTGCTCCGGTGCTTTATGTTCTCCAATTTGATGTTGAGTGTCTTTTGGAAGTTCGAAAGCTTTATGAAGATCACTTCACAGACAGATTTGATGGCCTCTTTTGTCAAGAGAATGATCTTTCTTACAgctttgattttagaaaatctTCAGACTTGATGGAGGATGAAATTGACTCCTATGAAAATCTAACGAAAATCAAGAGTCTTGATGAGCTTGATCCTAAGATACAGAACATTGTATTGCTAAGTGACGCTTATGGGGCTGAAGGTGAACTGGGTGTTGTTTTATCTGAGAAATTCATCGAACATGATGCTTACTGTATGTTTGATGCTTTAATGAATGGGGCACGTGGTTCAATTGCAATGGCTGATTTCTTCTCTTATTCCCCTTTGCCTGGGTCCCATACTGGCTTGCCTCCTGTAATTGAAGCTTCTGCTGCGTTGTATCATTTGTTGTCTCATGTGGATTCATTTTTGCATGGCCATCTCGTTGATCTCGGGGTTGAACCCCAGTACTTTGCTCTCCGCTGGTTGCGAGTTTTATTTGGACGGGAATTTTCACTCAGCAACCTCTTGATAATCTGGGATGAAATCTTTTCATCAGATAATAGTAAAGTGGAAAAACATGCCCAGGACAATGCAGACTCAGGTTTTAGGATCTTCAATTCGTCTCGTGGAGCATTTATCTCAGCTATGGCTGTAGCAATGATGCTTCATATAAGATCTTCGCTGCTTGCAGCTGAAAATCCTACAACCTGTCTCCAGAGATTATTAAACTTCCCTGAGAACACTAACGTTGAAAAACTAATAGAGAAAGCTAAATCCTTGCAGGCTCTTGCATTAAGTACTGAGATTTTATCCTCAATGCCTTCATTTGTCGAGTGTCATACCAAGGGTAAATCAGCTATTGCAAGATCTCGCACCCTTTCATCTGAATCAATTTCACCAAAAACTCCTCTGACTTTGGTACCTGATAGCTACTGGGAAGAAAAGTGGAGAGTTGTCCACAAGGCTGAAGAACTCAAACAAGATGGAGTAGAAAAACAGGTTCCTACTCGGAAGAAGGGATGGACAGAAAAGGTAAAGCTCAGTTTGAAAAGAACAGAATCTGACCCCTCTTCATCAAGGACTAAGAGTGGTAAAAAGGAATCCAAGTTGCCGGTTAGGCGATGTTTGTTAGTAGATCTTTCTAAGGAACTTGGCTTTGAGGAAGATACTGAAAAACTCTGTTGTCATGATAATCTGTCTGCAACGGTTGAAGAGGAGCAACGGGAAGATGGCTCCGAAGGCAGCAACAACTATTCTCCTGAAGATAGATGTCTAAGTCAAAACACAAGTAGTGAGGAAAACTCACCTGTTATTTCTTGCCCAGCTAGTCCTCCTAATGAGGCCAATGATCACAAAGATGACTCCCAGAAAAGTAGTGTTGGGTCTAATTTATCCCTTGATATAATAAATGAAACTTCACTTAGTAGTAGTCCCATTGATTCACCTCTTCCAATCTCTGATCATCCTGATAACGGACCTCAGACACCAGggagaaataatattaataattccGCTGGAAATTCAACCACAAATTCTGAGAGAAAATTGAACAAATTCCAGTGGCTATGGAAGTTTGGCCGGAATAATGGCGAGTTTATGTCAGAGAAAGCAGGTGATACTTCTGAGGCTGCAAAACCTGCCAACAATTGTAACAATCAAAGTAACACAACACCCTCTTCTACAGCCAACAATTGTAATAATCATAGTAACACAATACCCTCTTCTACAGCCAAAAATTGTAATAATCAAAGTAACATAATACCCTCTTCTACAGCCAATGGACACCGTAGATCTGTTAGTTGCCAAGGGGAATCTACTGACCAGAATGTGATGGGCACTATCAGGAATATTGGACAGTCAATGCTTGAGCATATCCAG GTGATTGAGTGTGCTTTCCAACAAGACCGGGGCCAAGGAGCATCATTAGATAACATGTCTAAAAATGCTGTGGTTGGTAAAGGGCAGGTTAATGCCGTGTCAGCTCTCAAGGAGCTCCGCAAAATTAGCAATCTTTTGTCTGAGATGTGA
- the LOC114380738 gene encoding uncharacterized protein LOC114380738, with protein MMARFISNKTKTHLLRHSESAKGVIVCHRHQSSEATKAKWVEIDGVKLLEEHVQRVMVKKATPDWLPFLPGSSFWVPPPPSPFLHKFSIPSHPFFLQDDESGNSIATPRGTEVTVQLKVMTPAEHVSLSEDEEG; from the exons ATGATGGCCAGGTTCATCTCCAACAAGACGAAGACCCACTTACTCCGTCACTCCGAATCGGCGAAGGGGGTGATAGTGTGCCATCGCCACCAATCCTCGGAAGCAACGAAGGCGAAGTGGGTGGAGATCGATGGAGTGAAGCTGTTGGAGGAGCACGTCCAGCGTGTTATGGTGAAGAAGGCCACACCCGATTGGCTTCCCTTCCTCCCCGGTTCCTCCTTCTGGGTCCCACCTCCTCCTTCCCCCTTTCTTCACAAATTCTCCATCCCCTCTCATCCCTTCTTCCTTCAAG ATGACGAATCTGGGAATTCTATTGCCACCCCTCGAGGGACAGAGGTTACTGTGCAACTCAAGGTTATGACACCCGCTGAACACGTGTCTCTCTCTGAAGATGAGGAAGGATGA